Within Oncorhynchus keta strain PuntledgeMale-10-30-2019 unplaced genomic scaffold, Oket_V2 Un_contig_27752_pilon_pilon, whole genome shotgun sequence, the genomic segment TGGACGTCATGTTACCTTCATCAGTAAAGAGTACTGTTCTACCTATTAaacacaggagacagagagagagaggggtacagagGGGCACAGCAACAGATCAAGAACAGGAAACCAGTTACCAAATCAAGACCAGGAACAGCTGGTTACTTGGTGTTGGAAGCTAACAGACCAGAGGTAAGTCTGTCCTAAAGGACAATCTGTCCGACTGTACACACCTTTGGCTTCTAGTTCAAGTTTCTTCTTCTTCGCCCAAATATTATGATAGTTCTCTGCAAGCAGTTCTGCCATGGACTGAAAAGAATGGACATAAGAAACACTCAAGTTAATAACTAGACTGGGGCTTACTTTGTCATAACCATTATACACACATCTTGTGTTGCAAGTAACACAGAACGTGTAGCATGTCACTCAGAGCACGTGTAGCGTGTCACTCAGAGTATGTGTAGCGTGTCACTCAGAGTATGTATAGCGTGTCACATGGTACTCAGCGTACGTGTAGCATGTCACTCAGACTGTGTGCAGCGTGTCACTCAGAGTATGTGTATCGTGTCACTGAGAGTATGTGTATCGTTTCACTCAGAGTATGTTTAGCATGTCACTCAGAGTATGTGTAGTGTGTCACTCAGAGTATGGGTAACGTGTAGCGTGTCAGAGTATGTTTAGCGTGTCACATGTCACTCAGAGTATGTTTAGCATGTCATTCAGAGTATGTTTAGCATGTCACTCAGAGTATGTTTAGCATGTCATTCAGAGTATGTTTAGCGTGTCACTCAGAGTATGTTTAGCATGTCACTCAGAGTATGTTTAGCATGTCACTCAGAGTATGTTTAGCATGTAACTCAGAGTATGTGTAGCGTGTCACTCAGAGTATGTGTAGCGTGTCACTCAGAGTACGTGTAGTGTGTCACTCAGAGTATGTTTAGCATGTCACTCAGAGTATGTGTATCGTGTCACTCAGAGTATGTGTATCGTGTCACTCAGAGTATGTGTAGCGTGTCACTCACGTGCAGGTCCCGGGACAGTGTCACATTGCTCATGTCGATGGGTCTGGGGCTGAAACCTGGAGCTCCTTCGACAGAGTGTTGCTGGGAAGAAACACAGAGCGAGAGATGGGACTgttagctacttgacatgtcctgtagtctcaggactcttctaaggactgttagctacttgacatgtcctgtagtctcaggactcttctAAGGACTTTTAGAtacttgacatgtcctgtagtctcaggactcttctcaggacttttagctacttgacatgtcctgtagtctcaggactcttctcaggactgttagctacttgacatgtcctgtagtctcaggactcttctaaggactgttagctacttgacatgtcctgtagtctcaggactcttctcaggactgttagctacgtgacatgtcctgtagtctcaggactcttctAAGGACTGTTAGCTACTAgacatgtcctgtagtctcaggactcttctcgggactgttagctacttgacatgtcctgtagtctcaggactcttctcagtactgttagctacttgacatgtcctgtagtctcaggactcttctaaggactgttagctacttgacatgtcctgtagtctcaggactcttctcaggactgttagctacgtgacatgtcctgtagtctcaggactcttctaaggactgttagctacttgacatgtcctgtagtctcaggactcttctAAGGACTTTTAGATAattgacatgtcctgtagtctcaggactcttctaaggactgttagctacttgacatgtcctgtagtctcaggactcttGTCAGGACTGTTAGCTACgtgacatgtcctgtagtctcaggactcttctcAGGACTGTTCgctacttgacatgtcctgtagtctcaggactcttgtcaggactgttagctacttgacatgtcctgtaATCTCAGGACTCTTCTAAGGACTgttagctacttgacatgtcctgtagtctcaggactcttctcAGGACTGTTCgctacttgacatgtcctgtagtctcaggactcttGTCAGGATTTttagctacttgacatgtcctgtaATCTCAGGACTCTTCTAAGGACTgttagctacttgacatgtcctgtagtctcaggactcttctcaggactgttagctacgtgacatgtcctgtagtctcaggactcttctaaggactgttagctacttgacatgtcctgtagtctcaggactcttctAAGGACTTTTAGAtacttgacatgtcctgtagtctcaggactcttctaaggactgttagctacttgacatgtcctgtagtctcaggactcttGTCAGGACTGTTAGCTACgtgacatgtcctgtagtctcaggactcttctcAGGACTGTTCgctacttgacatgtcctgtagtctcaggactcttgtcaggactgttagctacttgacatgtcctatagtctcaggactcttctcaggaccgttagctacttgacatgtcctgtagtctcaggactcttgtcaggactgttagctacttgacatgtcctgtagtctcaggactATTCTCAGTACTGTTAGCTACgtgacatgtcctgtagtctcaggactcttctcaggactgttagctacttgacatgtcctgtagtctcaggactcttgtcaggactgttagctacttgacatgtcctgtagtctcaggactcttctcaggactgttagctacttgacatgtcctgtagtctcaggactcttctcaggacttttagctacttgacatgtcctgtagtctcaggactcttctaaggactgttagctacttgacatgtcctgtagtctcaggactcttctcaggacttttagctacttgacatgtcctgtagtctcaggactcttctaaggactgttagctacttgacatgtcctgtagtctcaggactcttctcaggaccgttagctacttgacatgtcctgtagtctcaggactcttctcaggaccgttagctacttgacatgtcctgtagtctcaggactcttctcAGGACTGTTCgctacttgacatgtcctgtagtctcaggactcttgtcaggactgttagctacttgacatgtcctatagtctcaggactcttctcaggaccgttagctacttgacatgtcctgtagtctcaggactcttgtcaggactgttagctacttgacatgtcctatagtctcaggactcttctcaggaccgttagctacttgacatgtcctgtagtctcaggactcttgtcaggactgttagctacttgacatgtcctgtagtcaCAGATCCTgttagctacttgacatgtcctgtagtctcaggactcttctcAGGACTGTTAGCTACGTGACATGTCCTGTAGTCACAGATCCTGTTAGCTACgtgacatgtcctgtagtctcaggactcttGTCAGGACTGTTAGCTACgtgacatgtcctgtagtctcaggactcttctaaggactgttagctacttgacatgtcctgtagtctcaggactcttgtcaggactgttagctacttgacatgtcctgtagtctcaggactcttctcaggactgttagctacttgacatgtcctgtagtctcaggactcttctcaggactgttagctacttgacatgtcctgtagtctcaggactcttctcaggactgttagctacttgacatgtcctgtagtctcaggactcttctcagtactgttagctacttgacatgtcctgtagtctcaggactcttctcagtactgttagctacttgacatgtcctgtagtctcaggactcttctaaggactgttagctacttgacatgttctgtagtctcaggactcttctcaggactgttagctacttgacatgtcctgtagtctcaggactcttctcaggactgttagctacttgacatgtcctgtagtctcaggactcttctcaggactgttagctacttgacatgtcctgtagtctcaggactcttctcAGTACTGTTAGCTAgttgacatgtcctgtagtctcaggactcttctcagtactgttagctacttgacatgtcctgtagtctcaggactcttctaaggactgttagctacttgacatgtcctgtagtctcaggactcttctcaggactgttagctacttgacatgtcctgtagtctcaggactcttctcaggactgttagctacttgacatgtcctgtagtctcaggactcttctcAGGACTGTTAActacttgacatgtcctgtagtctcaggactcttctcAGGACTGTTAGCTACTTGACATTTCCTGTAGTCTCAGGATTCTTCTCAGTACTgttagctacttgacatgtcctgtagtctcaggactcttctcaggactgttagctacttgacatgtcctgtagtctcaggactATTCTAAGGACTgttagctacttgacatgtcctgtagtctcaggactcttctcagtactgttagctacttgacatgtcctgtagtctcaggactcttctaaggactgttagctacttgacatgtcctgtagtctcaggactcttctcagtactgttagctacttgacatgtcctgtagtctgAGGACTCTTCTCAGTACTgttagctacttgacatgtcctgtagtctcaggactcttctaaggactgttagctacttgacatgtcctgtagtctcaggactcttctcaggactgttagctacttgacatgtcctgtagtctcaggactATTCTAAGGACTgttagctacttgacatgtcctgtagtctcaggactcttctcagtactgttagctacttgacatgtcctgtagtctcaggactcttctaaggactgttagctacttgacatgttctgtagtctcaggactcttctaaggactgttagctacttgacatgtcctgtagtctcaggactcttctcagtactgttagctacttgacatgtcctgtagtctcaggactcttctcagtactgttagctacttgacatgtcctgtagtctcaggactcttctaaggactgttagctacttgacatgtcctgtagtctcaggactcttctcaggactgttagctacttgacatgtcctgtagtctcaggactATTCTAAGGACTgttagctacttgacatgtcctgtagtctcaggactcttctcagtactgttagctacttgacatgtcctgtagtctcaggactcttctaaggactgttagctacttgacatgtcctgtagtctcaggactcttctcagtactgttagctacttgacatgtcctgtagtctcaggactcttctcAGTACTGCtagctacttgacatgtcctgtagtctcaggactcttctaaggactgttagctacttgacatgtcctgtagtctcaggactcttctcagtactgttagctacttgacatgtcctgtagtctcaggactcttctcagtactgttagctacttgacatgtcctgtagtctcaggactcttctcagtactgttagctacttgacatgtcctgtagtctcaggactcttctaaggactgttagctacttgacatgtcctgtagtctcaggactcttctcagtactgttagctacttgacatgtcctgtagtctcaggactcttctcaggactgttagctacttgacatgtcctgtagtctcaggactcttctaaggactgttagctacttgacatgtcctgtagtctcaggactcttctcaggactgttagctacttgacatttcctgtagtctcaggactcttctcAGTACTGTTAGCTAtttgacatgtcctgtagtctcaggactcttctcaggactgttagctacttgacatgtcctgtagtctcaggactcttctcaggactgttagctacttgacatgtcctgtagtctcaggactcttctcaggactgttagctacttgacatgttctgtagtctcaggactcttctcaggactgttagctacttgacatgtcctgtagtcaCAGATCCTgttagctacttgacatgtcctgtagtctcaggactcttctcagtactgttagctacttgacatgtcctgtagtctcaggactcttctcagtactgttagctacttgacatgtcctgtagtctcaggactcttctaaggactgttagctacttgacatgtcctgtagtctcaggactcttctcagtactgttagctacttgacatgtcctgtagtctcaggactcttctcagtactgttagctacttgacatgtcctgtagtctcaggactcttctcagtactgttagctacttgacatgtcctgtagtctcaggactcttctaaggactgttagctacttgacatgtcctgtagtctcaggactcttctcagtactgttagctacttgacatgtcctgtagtctcaggactcttctcaggactgttagctacttgacatgtcctgtagtctcaggactcttctaaggactgttagctacttgacatgtcctgtagtctcaggactcttctcaggactgttagctacttgacatttcctgtagtctcaggactcttctcAGTACTGTTAGCTAt encodes:
- the LOC127922942 gene encoding ryanodine receptor 2-like; translated protein: DKEVYRWPIKESLKTMVMWCWSIERTREGDPASLHNRARRISQISQQHSVEGAPGFSPRPIDMSNVTLSRDLHSMAELLAENYHNIWAKKKKLELEAK